A portion of the Candidatus Binataceae bacterium genome contains these proteins:
- the yihA gene encoding ribosome biogenesis GTP-binding protein YihA/YsxC, whose amino-acid sequence MRLDAKFVTSAVTPQGYPRWARAEVALAGRSNVGKSSMLNALAGVKQLARTSRTPGRTRALNFFAVGDDLALVDLPGYGYAKMARNEAARVGSLMSHYMHERRELVALVMLVDARRGPGKEEADLAALAAGRGLALIVVATKCDKLRRSERIGALSRFAPLGVEPILCSALSKEGLDDLRKRILRCVRRAPDLLAANQSGTRAADAAPR is encoded by the coding sequence ATGCGGCTCGACGCGAAATTCGTGACCTCGGCGGTGACGCCGCAGGGGTACCCGCGATGGGCGCGGGCGGAGGTAGCACTCGCCGGCCGCTCCAACGTCGGCAAGAGCTCGATGCTCAATGCGCTGGCGGGAGTAAAGCAACTGGCGCGCACCTCGCGCACGCCCGGACGCACCCGCGCACTCAACTTCTTCGCCGTCGGCGACGACCTCGCGCTGGTCGATCTGCCGGGCTACGGTTACGCGAAAATGGCGCGCAACGAGGCCGCACGGGTCGGCTCCCTGATGAGCCACTATATGCACGAGCGGCGCGAACTCGTCGCGCTGGTGATGCTGGTCGATGCGCGGCGCGGACCCGGGAAGGAGGAAGCCGACCTCGCCGCGCTCGCCGCCGGGCGCGGGCTTGCGCTGATCGTCGTCGCCACCAAATGCGACAAGCTGCGTCGCTCGGAACGTATCGGCGCGCTTAGCCGCTTCGCGCCGCTCGGGGTCGAGCCGATCCTGTGCTCGGCGCTGAGCAAGGAAGGGCTCGACGACCTTCGCAAGCGCATCCTGCGATGCGTGCGCCGCGCGCCGGATCTGCTCGCCGCCAACCAGTCCGGCACGCGCGCCGCCGACGCCGCGCCGCGATGA